The following is a genomic window from Miltoncostaea oceani.
GCACCGCGACCTGCCAGGCATCCGGGTCGGCGTCGTCGTGGCGGACGGGGAAGCCGGCGACCGCCGCGATCGCATCGGCCACCTCGGCCATGGTGAGGGCCGACGGTCCCGACAGGTCGTAGGCGCGCCCGAGGGGGGCGTCGCCGGTGAGCAGGGCGACGACGACCGCCGCGATGTCCTCGGCGTCGACGAAGGGCGCGGCCCCCTCCCCGGTGGGGGCGGAGATCCGTCCGCGGGTGATCTCCGCGGCGTGGATGCCCTCCGAGAAGTTCTGCATGAACCAGGTGGGCCGCACCACCGCCCAGGGCATCCCGGATGACCGCGTCGCGGCCTCCGCACGGTCGAGGGGGCTGCCGGGGGCGCGCTCGGCCCCGCGGGCGCTCAGCACCACGACGCGACCCACCCCCGCCGCCCGCGCGCGCTCGAGCATGAGGATCACCGGCGGGGCCACGTCGACCACGAGGGTGGGCGGCACGACGTACAGCGAGCGGGCGCCGGCGAGCGCGGGGTCCCAGGTGGCCGGCTCGTCCCAGTCGAGGTGGACGGGGGCGACGCCCGGCGCCGCCGGACCCGGGGTGCGCGCCGCCGTGACGACCGGCTCCCCTCGCCCGGCCAGCAGCCGGGCGACGCGCCGCCCCGTCGTCCCCGTGCCGCCCAGGATCAGGTGGTGGTCCATCGTGTCCTCCTCGCTCGGTGTGCCCATCCCTCCAGGGTGCTGCGTCCACGCGAGCGGCGGAATGCGTCATGAGCGCCGATCCATGTGCGGACGTCTCACGGTGGGCACCGGATGCGCTCGCCGGGATACGGTCGGTGCGTGGACGTCCTCGCCGACCTGCTGATGCGCGCCCACGCCCGCGGCGCCGTCGTCGCGCACACGTCGGCGGCCGCGCCCTGGGGCCTCGAGGTGGACGTACCGTCCCCCCTCATCGTCCACGCCGTCCTCGAGGGGGAGGTCTGGCTCACCCGCGACGGCGCGCCCCCGGTGCGCGGCCTGCCCGGCGACCTCCTGCTGCTGACGGCCCGCGGGCCGCACCGGCTGTCGTCCGACGGGGCCGCGGCGGAGGCGGTGCCGGTGGCCGAGGCGACCGCCCGCTGGGGCGAGGGGCGCCGGGTGACCATCCCGGGGGACGGACCGGCGGCCCGGCTCATCTGCGGGGCGTACACCTTCGAGGGCGCGCTCTGCGACCAGCTGCTCGCCGTCCTGCCGGCGGTCGTGCACCTCCCGGCGGGGTCGCTCGCCGACGCCGACGGGCTGCGGGCGGCCCTCCGCCTGCTGGCCCTGGAGCTCCGGAACGGCGACCCGGGGCAGCAGACCGTCCTCGACCGGATGCTGGACGTCGTGCTCGTGCTGGGGCTGCGGGCGTGGTTCGCGCGGCCCGGGGCGGAGGCGCCCGCCTGGTACCGCGCCCTCGCGGACCCCGAGGTCGGCCGCGCGTTGCGCCTCATGCACGAGCACCCGGAGCGGGCGTGGAGCGTCGCAGGGCTGGCGGCCGAGGTCGGCCTGTCGCGCGCGGCGTTCGCGCGGCGCTTCACCACCCTCGTGGGGGTGCCCCCCCTCGGCTACCTGACCGGGTGGCGCATGGAGCTCGCCGCCGACCTGCTGGCCACCTCCCGCCTGCCGCTCTCCGGCGTGGCGGCGCGCGTCGGCTACCGCAGCGAGTTCGCCCTCTCCGCCGCCTTCCGGCGCACGTACGGGGAGCCGCCCGGCGCGCACCGCCGCCGCGCGTGGAGCGCCGCGCCGGGCTGAGTCAGCGCGTGCCGCCGGCGAGGGGGCGGGCGATCAGGCCGAGCTCGCGGGCGCGGGCGACGGCCTCCTCGCGCGTCGCGACCCCGAGCTTGCGGTACACCGCCCGGATCTGGGTCTTGACGGTGTTGTGCGACACGTAGAGGTCGGCGGCGATCTCCCGCATCGACCCGTCGCCGGTGAGGCGGCGCAGGACGGCGAGCTCCCGGTCGGTGAGGGGCTCGCCCGCCGCGGTCGCCGCCGGCCGGTCGGCACCGAGGCCCTCCTCGACGCGGCGGGCGATGCGCATGATGTGGTCCGCCCCGATCGCCCCGTCGAGCAGTGCCCTCACCTCGTCCAGGTCGGCGCGGGCGCGGGCGGCGTCGCCCGCCGCGGCGGCGACCTCGGCTCGGACGGTGATGGCGTGGGCGGTCTCGGTCGACGAGCGGCCCCGCCGGGCGAGGCTCACGGCCCGGTCGGCCTCCTCGCGCGCCGCGCCGTGCTCGCCGCGGTGGGCGAGCGCCTGCGCCAGCGCGGCGTGCGCGCCGGCGGCGTGGGGGTACTCGGCGTGCCGTTCCTCGGCGGCCATGTCGATCGCCTCGCGCGCCCGGCGTTCGGCGGCCGCGACGTCGCCCCGCTCGAGGTCGTCCGAGGCGAGGTGGCAGAGCGCGACGACGGTGACCGCGCGGGCCCCCGCCGCGGTGCCGACGGCGATGCACTCCTCGAGGACGCCGTACGCCTCGTCGAGCGCGTCGGTGGAGTGGAGGGAGATGCCGAGCGCGAGGCAGGCCACCGCCCGCGTCCACGGGTCGCCGCCCTCGCTGAGCTCCATCGCGCGCCGGCCCGTGGCGACCCCGTGGAGGGCGTCGCCGCCGAGCAGGGCGACCAGGGAGCGGCCGGCGGCGAGCAGCGCGGCGGTGTCCCCGGGCACGCCGGGGGCGTCCGGCCGGGCGGCGGCGGCCTCGGCCGCGTCGAGCCATGGGGCGGCGGCGTCGCCGCGCCCCAGGTTGATCGCGATGAGCGCCTCCGCGAGGCAGAGGCGGGGGTCGGCGCGCACGCGGGAGGCGGGCAGCAGCCCGAGCCAGCGCTGGGTGGTGGCGGTCCACCCGCTGCGCTCGTACCCCGCCCAGTGCGCGGCGATCAGGTCGGCGGCGTGGTCGAGGTCGCCCGCGGCGGCGGCGTGGTGGACGGCCTCGTCGACCTCCCCGGCGGCGAGGTGCCACGCGCCGGCCCGCCGGTGCAGGGCGGCGACGCCGCCGGGGTCGGTGACCATCAGCTCGTGGCGCAGCAGCTCGCCGAACAGGTGGTGGTAGCGGTACCACTCGCGGCGGCTGTCGAGCGGCACGAGGAAGAGGTTGGAGCGCTCCAGCTCGGCCAGCACCTGCGCCGACCCGCTCGTGCCGGCCACGGCGTCGCAGAGGGGTCCGCTGAGGCGTCCGAGGACCGACGTGCGCATGAGGAAGTCCCGCCGCGCGGGCGGCTGGCCCTCGAGCACCTCGGACGCCAGGTAGTCGACGACCATGCGGTCGTCGCCCGCGAACGCGTCGATGAACCCGGCGGCGTCGTCGCGGCCGCGCAGGGACAGGCCGGCGAGGTAGAGGCCGGCGGCCCACCCCTCGGTGCGGGCGCGGAGGCTCTCGACGGCGTCGTCGCCGAGGTCGGCGCCCGTCGCGTCGCGCAGGAGGCGCGCGGCCTCGGGGGCGCTGAAGCGGAGGTCGTCGGCCCGGATCTCCGCCAGGTCGCCCCGTGCGCGTAGACGGCCGAGGCCGATCGGCGGATCGGTGCGGGTCGTGAGGACGATGCGCAGCGTGTCCGGGAGGCGGGGCACGAGGAACGCGAGGGACGCGTTGATGCCCGGCTCGGTGATCACGTGGTAGTCGTCGAGGGCGATCACGGTGCGCCGCGGGGCGCCGGCGACGGCGTTGATGAGCTCCGACAACCCGACCTCCCGGGTGTCGTCCTCGCCCGAGAGCGCCCCGACGGCCTGGGCGTCGAGGGTGACGCCGGCGCGGGCGAGGGCCTCGGAGAGGTAGCGCCAGAAACGGGCGGGGTCGTTGTCGGAGGGGTCGAGGGCCACCCAGGCCGTCGGCAGGTCGACCGTCCCGAGCCAGTCGCCGACGAGGGTGGTCTTGCCCCAGCCGGCGGCGGCGCTGATCACGGTGAGCCGGTGGGCGTCGACCGCGGCCCCGAGCCGGGCGACCAGGTCGGCGCGCGGGACGAGACCGGCCCGCCGGTCCGGCGGCCGCAGCTTGGTCTCGATGAGCGGGGGTCCGGCGACGGTGGTCATCGGTCCCGATATTGACGCGCGGCGCGGACGATCGGTCAAGGGACCCCGCGCGCCGTCACCGCCGCCGAACGCCCGCGCCGCACGGGTACACTCCCCGGTCGTGTCGGGGGCCAGCTTCCAGGACGTCATCGCGCGCCTCTCCGGCTACTGGGCGGACCAGGGCTGCCTGGTCACGACGCCGTACCACACGGAGGTCGGCGCGGGCACGTTCAACCCGTTCACGCTGCTCCGCTCCCTCGGCCCGGAGCCGTGGCGGGTGGCGTACGTCGAGCCGTCGATCCGCCCGACCGACGGCCGCTACGGCGAGAACCCGTTCCGCCTGCAGCACTACTTCCAGTACCAGGTGCTCCTGAAGCCGTCGCCGGACGACGTGCAGGACCTGTACCTCGAGTCGCTCCGCGCCCTCGGCATCCGCCCGGAGGAGCACGACATCCGCTTCGTCGAGGACGACTGGGAGGGCCCGACCCTCGGCGCGTGGGGCCTCGGGTGGGAGGTGTGGATGGACGGGATGGAGATCACCCAGTTCACCTACTTCCAGCAGGCCGGCGGCATCGACCTGACGCCGATCTCGGTCGAGCTGACCTACGGCCTCGAGCGGATCGCGATGTACCTCCAGGACGTCCGCTCGGTGTACGACCTGGAGTGGGGCCACGGCATCACCTACGGGCAGCTCTACCAGCGCAACGAGGCCCAGTGGAGCCGGTACAACTTCGAGGTCGCCGACACGGCCGCCCTGTTCGACGCGTTCGCGCGCCACGAGGCGGAGTGCGGGCGGTGCCTCGAGGAGGGGCTGGTGCTGCCGGCCTACGACCAGGTGCTGAAGTGCAGCCACGCCTTCAACCTGCTCGACGCCCGCGGCGTCGTCAGCGTCACCGAGCGCGGCGCCTACATCTGGCGGGTGCGGGCGCTCGCCGCCCGGTGCGCCCGGGCCTACCTCGAGCTGGTCGCGCCCGCCGCGGAGGAGCCCGCGGATGCCTGACCTGCTGCTCGAGATCGGCTGCGAGGAGCTCCCCTCCAGCGCGTGCCGCGAGATCGTGGAGCAGGCCCCCGGACTCGTCGCGGCCGCGGTCGAGGCCCTCGGCCTGGACGCGCCCGCGTCGATCGAGGTGTCCGTCGCGCCCCGCCGCTTCGCCGTCGTCGCGCACGGCCTCCCGGCCGAGCTGGCGGCCCGCACCCGCACCGTCCGGGGGCCCGCCGCCCGCGCCGCCTTCGGCGCCGACGGGGCCCCGACGAAGGCCGCGGAGGGCTTCGCCCGCGGCCAGGGTGTCGCCGTCGCCGACCTCGTGGTCCGCGAGATCGACGGCCGTGAGTTCGTGGTGGCGGAGCTGAGCTCCGAGGGGCGGCCGGTCGACGAGCTCGTCCCGGACATCGCCGCCCGGCTCGTCGACGGCCTGCGCTTCTCGAAGACGATGCGCTGGGGCGACGGGACCGGCCTCCGGTTCTCCCGGCCGGTGCGGTGGATCGTGGCGAAGCTCGACGAGCGGACGATCCCCTTCGACCTGCACGGCCTGCGCGCGGGCGACGTCAGCCAGGGGCACCGCTTCCTCGGCGGCCCCACCGTGATCGGGGCGCCCGGCGACTACGCCGCGGCGCTCGAGGCCGTCGGCGTGATCGCGAGCCACGACGCCCGCCGCGCGGAGATCGTCGCGGGCCTCGACGAGGCGGCGCGCGCGGTGGGCGGCACGTGGAGCGACCCCGGCGGCAAGATGGAGGAGGTCGTCTTCCTCGTCGAGCGCCCGAGCGTCATCACCGGCGCGTTCCACGAGCGCCACCTGCGCCTGCCCGCGCGGGTGCTCGTGACCGCGATGCAGGGGCACCAGCGCTACTTCCCCCTCGAGGACGGCTCCGGCGGCCTGCTCCCGGCGTTCCTCGCCGTCTCGAACGGCGACCCGGCGCACGCCGACGTGATCACCCGCGGGAACGAGGGCGTCCTCGACGCCCGCCTCCAGGACGCCGAGTTCTCGTTCGACAAGGACCTCGAGGCCGGGCTCGACGACCTCGACGCGCGGCTCGACGCGATCGTGTTCCACAAGCGCCTCGGCACCATGGCGCAGAAGCGCGCGCGCCTCGTCGCGGGCGTCGCCGAGCTGGCCGCGGCCGTCGGCGCGGACGACGCCGTCCGCGCGCAGGCCGAGCACGCCGCCCGGCTCGCCAAGGTCGACCAGGGGGCCGTGCTCGTCGCGGAGTTCTCGGAGCTGCAGGGGTACGTCGCGGCCGAGTACGCCCGTCGCGCCGGCATCGACGACGCCGTCGCGACCGCGGTCGAGGAGCAGTACCTGCCCGAGGGCGCCGACTCGCCGGTGCCGGGCAGCGCCGCGGGGGCCCTGCTGGCCGCCGCCGAGCGGGTCGACAACCTCGCCGGCGCG
Proteins encoded in this region:
- a CDS encoding NAD(P)H-binding protein is translated as MGTPSEEDTMDHHLILGGTGTTGRRVARLLAGRGEPVVTAARTPGPAAPGVAPVHLDWDEPATWDPALAGARSLYVVPPTLVVDVAPPVILMLERARAAGVGRVVVLSARGAERAPGSPLDRAEAATRSSGMPWAVVRPTWFMQNFSEGIHAAEITRGRISAPTGEGAAPFVDAEDIAAVVVALLTGDAPLGRAYDLSGPSALTMAEVADAIAAVAGFPVRHDDADPDAWQVAVREAGVPADYAPLLAMLYGVVRAGADAHLSDGVVAATGRPPGSFAAFAAREAASWRRAA
- a CDS encoding AraC family transcriptional regulator, producing MDVLADLLMRAHARGAVVAHTSAAAPWGLEVDVPSPLIVHAVLEGEVWLTRDGAPPVRGLPGDLLLLTARGPHRLSSDGAAAEAVPVAEATARWGEGRRVTIPGDGPAARLICGAYTFEGALCDQLLAVLPAVVHLPAGSLADADGLRAALRLLALELRNGDPGQQTVLDRMLDVVLVLGLRAWFARPGAEAPAWYRALADPEVGRALRLMHEHPERAWSVAGLAAEVGLSRAAFARRFTTLVGVPPLGYLTGWRMELAADLLATSRLPLSGVAARVGYRSEFALSAAFRRTYGEPPGAHRRRAWSAAPG
- a CDS encoding LuxR C-terminal-related transcriptional regulator, producing the protein MTTVAGPPLIETKLRPPDRRAGLVPRADLVARLGAAVDAHRLTVISAAAGWGKTTLVGDWLGTVDLPTAWVALDPSDNDPARFWRYLSEALARAGVTLDAQAVGALSGEDDTREVGLSELINAVAGAPRRTVIALDDYHVITEPGINASLAFLVPRLPDTLRIVLTTRTDPPIGLGRLRARGDLAEIRADDLRFSAPEAARLLRDATGADLGDDAVESLRARTEGWAAGLYLAGLSLRGRDDAAGFIDAFAGDDRMVVDYLASEVLEGQPPARRDFLMRTSVLGRLSGPLCDAVAGTSGSAQVLAELERSNLFLVPLDSRREWYRYHHLFGELLRHELMVTDPGGVAALHRRAGAWHLAAGEVDEAVHHAAAAGDLDHAADLIAAHWAGYERSGWTATTQRWLGLLPASRVRADPRLCLAEALIAINLGRGDAAAPWLDAAEAAAARPDAPGVPGDTAALLAAGRSLVALLGGDALHGVATGRRAMELSEGGDPWTRAVACLALGISLHSTDALDEAYGVLEECIAVGTAAGARAVTVVALCHLASDDLERGDVAAAERRAREAIDMAAEERHAEYPHAAGAHAALAQALAHRGEHGAAREEADRAVSLARRGRSSTETAHAITVRAEVAAAAGDAARARADLDEVRALLDGAIGADHIMRIARRVEEGLGADRPAATAAGEPLTDRELAVLRRLTGDGSMREIAADLYVSHNTVKTQIRAVYRKLGVATREEAVARARELGLIARPLAGGTR
- a CDS encoding glycine--tRNA ligase subunit alpha, whose translation is MSGASFQDVIARLSGYWADQGCLVTTPYHTEVGAGTFNPFTLLRSLGPEPWRVAYVEPSIRPTDGRYGENPFRLQHYFQYQVLLKPSPDDVQDLYLESLRALGIRPEEHDIRFVEDDWEGPTLGAWGLGWEVWMDGMEITQFTYFQQAGGIDLTPISVELTYGLERIAMYLQDVRSVYDLEWGHGITYGQLYQRNEAQWSRYNFEVADTAALFDAFARHEAECGRCLEEGLVLPAYDQVLKCSHAFNLLDARGVVSVTERGAYIWRVRALAARCARAYLELVAPAAEEPADA
- the glyS gene encoding glycine--tRNA ligase subunit beta; translation: MPDLLLEIGCEELPSSACREIVEQAPGLVAAAVEALGLDAPASIEVSVAPRRFAVVAHGLPAELAARTRTVRGPAARAAFGADGAPTKAAEGFARGQGVAVADLVVREIDGREFVVAELSSEGRPVDELVPDIAARLVDGLRFSKTMRWGDGTGLRFSRPVRWIVAKLDERTIPFDLHGLRAGDVSQGHRFLGGPTVIGAPGDYAAALEAVGVIASHDARRAEIVAGLDEAARAVGGTWSDPGGKMEEVVFLVERPSVITGAFHERHLRLPARVLVTAMQGHQRYFPLEDGSGGLLPAFLAVSNGDPAHADVITRGNEGVLDARLQDAEFSFDKDLEAGLDDLDARLDAIVFHKRLGTMAQKRARLVAGVAELAAAVGADDAVRAQAEHAARLAKVDQGAVLVAEFSELQGYVAAEYARRAGIDDAVATAVEEQYLPEGADSPVPGSAAGALLAAAERVDNLAGAFAVDEAPTGSKDPYGLRRAALGLIRIALDRGWDADLRLLVAAAHGRLADQGADLVLDRERTVDAVDAFLGDRLVYVLGREGVGAEAVAAAIGAGLGGPAITAEWARALDAARDGDDFRAAWTASTRLVRLARKGPDAGTPEAPPDDDPGEAALRDAVAAARPRVEGARAARDPGAALAAAAELAGAVDRFFVDVLVNAEDPGVRARRYGLIRDASRVLSGVADFDRVTDVGG